One Palaemon carinicauda isolate YSFRI2023 chromosome 5, ASM3689809v2, whole genome shotgun sequence DNA window includes the following coding sequences:
- the LOC137641670 gene encoding zinc finger protein 234-like isoform X2, which yields MQHSGEKPFACEICGKGFIQKVHLKTHMGLHIDQKIHACALCGEEFPLKDLLTVHALVHALENPFTCLVCKKEFTQKAHLDTHVSVHCREKPFICTQCGKSFIQRGHLKTHMMVHSGEKPYGCTQCGKGFTQKVHLHTHLAVHSGIKQFKCSVCDKEFTQRGNLDRHLRIHSGLRPFKCGVCGVSFTQKANLKSHMVVHAMYDKKNNTDETKGTNDIPEVYIAHDSVLLPSEIKLYRCNVCSKDFTRNGNLKTHMSVHSGDRPFQCSICQKRFTQNVHLKKHMGVHAGPTGNGSYLSSAQVAECVSGHFSDGNSLHRNSPDMEYNKSSPYYVKEEPRPGIKNESDELGVHSKMDEPNRNRSGKQVSNSTIGVNTQVGEQIIGSSLPVRSQANDQIGANSMVGRTLPNDHVPTSLVVRSQAGEPVNTMAGRTQTNQLLPNVSINSRSQVVDVRTQTSGYLATVNSLASRHHGSEVLATNLMGVRNHANGQLAMNAVGIRGIPVDPNIMNRQQTDQINALSSDKLTNSSKEITAHNKKLLINSYVSPFPAYHYHNPIVLAAREEVNKYDESNVDILG from the coding sequence ATGCAGCATTCCGGAGAGAAACCATTTGCTTGTGAAATATGTGGTAAAGGTTTCATTCAGAAAGTTCATTTAAAGACCCACATGGGATTGCACATTGACCAGAAAATTCATGCCTGTGCTCTCTGTGGAGAGGAGTTTCCTTTGAAGGATTTATTGACTGTGCATGCATTAGTCCATGCCCTTGAGAATCCTTTCACGTGTTTAGTTTGCAAGAAGGAATTCACCCAGAAGGCTCACTTGGACACTCACGTATCGGTGCACTGTAGAGAGAAGCCTTTCATTTGTACCCAGTGTGGTAAATCATTCATACAAAGAGGACACCTCAAAACCCACATGATGGTGCACTCAGGGGAGAAACCTTACGGATGTACCCAGTGTGGTAAAGGTTTTACCCAAAAGGTACACCTTCACACTCACCTAGCAGTGCATTCAGGTATAAAACAGTTCAAATGCAGTGTTTGTGATAAAGAGTTCACCCAGAGAGGGAATTTAGATCGTCATCTCAGAATCCATTCAGGGCTTAGACCTTTTAAGTGTGGAGTGTGTGGCGTATCCTTTACTCAAAAAGCCAACTTGAAATCCCACATGGTGGTGCATGCAATGTATGATAAGAAAAACAACACGGATGAAACGAAGGGCACAAATGATATTCCTGAAGTATATATTGCACATGATTCAGTTTTGTTGCCATCAGAAATTAAACTCTACAGGTGTAATGTCTGCAGCAAAGATTTTACTCGGAACGGTAACTTAAAAACACACATGTCTGTACACTCTGGAGACAGACCTTTTCAGTGTAGCATTTGTCAGAAGAGATTTACCCAAAATGTTCATTTAAAAAAGCACATGGGAGTTCATGCTGGACCAACAGGAAATGGTAGCTATTTGTCCAGTGCTCAAGTAGCTGAATGTGTGTCAGGTCATTTCAGTGATGGAAATTCATTGCACAGGAATTCTCCTGATATGGAATACAATAAGTCCTCTCCTTATTATGTCAAGGAGGAACCACGGCCTGGGATAAAAAATGAATCCGATGAATTAGGGGTTCATAGTAAAATGGATGAGCCAAACCGAAATCGTTCTGGAAAGCAGGTAAGCAACAGTACCATTGGTGTTAATACTCAGGTAGGTGAGCAAATCATTGGAAGCAGCTTACCTGTTAGAAGTCAAGCAAATGATCAGATTGGAGCTAACAGTATGGTTGGTAGAACATTGCCAAACGACCATGTACCTACCTCTCTGGTTGTTAGATCACAGGCAGGTGAACCTGTTAACACTATGGCTGGCAGAACTCAGACAAATCAATTACTACCAAATGTCTCGATAAATTCTCGGTCCCAAGTAGTTGATGTAAGAACACAGACCAGCGGATACTTGGCAACTGTTAATTCCTTGGCTTCTCGACACCATGGCAGTGAAGTGCTTGCAACCAATTTAATGGGTGTTAGAAATCATGCCAATGGACAGCTAGCTATGAATGCTGTAGGTATCAGAGGTATACCTGTTGACCCTAATATTATGAATCGCCAACAAACTGATCAGATAAATGCACTCTCTTCTGACAAGTTAACCAACAGTTCAAAAGAAATCACTGCCCATAATAAGAAATTGCTAATCAATAGTTATGTCTCCCCTTTTCCTGCTTACCATTATCATAACCCAATTGTTTTGGCTGCAAGAGAGGAGGTGAATAAGTATGATGAAAGTAATGTAGATATATTAGGGTAG
- the LOC137641670 gene encoding zinc finger protein ZFP2-like isoform X1, with product MMFHADLSGISTVIPGIPTTSIPAPATTTSDNKPFSCPECHRGFTQKVHLKTHLMQHSGEKPFACEICGKGFIQKVHLKTHMGLHIDQKIHACALCGEEFPLKDLLTVHALVHALENPFTCLVCKKEFTQKAHLDTHVSVHCREKPFICTQCGKSFIQRGHLKTHMMVHSGEKPYGCTQCGKGFTQKVHLHTHLAVHSGIKQFKCSVCDKEFTQRGNLDRHLRIHSGLRPFKCGVCGVSFTQKANLKSHMVVHAMYDKKNNTDETKGTNDIPEVYIAHDSVLLPSEIKLYRCNVCSKDFTRNGNLKTHMSVHSGDRPFQCSICQKRFTQNVHLKKHMGVHAGPTGNGSYLSSAQVAECVSGHFSDGNSLHRNSPDMEYNKSSPYYVKEEPRPGIKNESDELGVHSKMDEPNRNRSGKQVSNSTIGVNTQVGEQIIGSSLPVRSQANDQIGANSMVGRTLPNDHVPTSLVVRSQAGEPVNTMAGRTQTNQLLPNVSINSRSQVVDVRTQTSGYLATVNSLASRHHGSEVLATNLMGVRNHANGQLAMNAVGIRGIPVDPNIMNRQQTDQINALSSDKLTNSSKEITAHNKKLLINSYVSPFPAYHYHNPIVLAAREEVNKYDESNVDILG from the coding sequence ATGATGTTCCATGCTGACTTAAGTGGAATTTCAACAGTTATTCCAGGTATACCAACCACCTCAATTCCAGCCCCAGCCACAACTACTAGTGACAACAAACCTTTTAGCTGCCCTGAGTGTCATCGAGGATTCACCCAAAAGGTTCATCTGAAGACACATCTAATGCAGCATTCCGGAGAGAAACCATTTGCTTGTGAAATATGTGGTAAAGGTTTCATTCAGAAAGTTCATTTAAAGACCCACATGGGATTGCACATTGACCAGAAAATTCATGCCTGTGCTCTCTGTGGAGAGGAGTTTCCTTTGAAGGATTTATTGACTGTGCATGCATTAGTCCATGCCCTTGAGAATCCTTTCACGTGTTTAGTTTGCAAGAAGGAATTCACCCAGAAGGCTCACTTGGACACTCACGTATCGGTGCACTGTAGAGAGAAGCCTTTCATTTGTACCCAGTGTGGTAAATCATTCATACAAAGAGGACACCTCAAAACCCACATGATGGTGCACTCAGGGGAGAAACCTTACGGATGTACCCAGTGTGGTAAAGGTTTTACCCAAAAGGTACACCTTCACACTCACCTAGCAGTGCATTCAGGTATAAAACAGTTCAAATGCAGTGTTTGTGATAAAGAGTTCACCCAGAGAGGGAATTTAGATCGTCATCTCAGAATCCATTCAGGGCTTAGACCTTTTAAGTGTGGAGTGTGTGGCGTATCCTTTACTCAAAAAGCCAACTTGAAATCCCACATGGTGGTGCATGCAATGTATGATAAGAAAAACAACACGGATGAAACGAAGGGCACAAATGATATTCCTGAAGTATATATTGCACATGATTCAGTTTTGTTGCCATCAGAAATTAAACTCTACAGGTGTAATGTCTGCAGCAAAGATTTTACTCGGAACGGTAACTTAAAAACACACATGTCTGTACACTCTGGAGACAGACCTTTTCAGTGTAGCATTTGTCAGAAGAGATTTACCCAAAATGTTCATTTAAAAAAGCACATGGGAGTTCATGCTGGACCAACAGGAAATGGTAGCTATTTGTCCAGTGCTCAAGTAGCTGAATGTGTGTCAGGTCATTTCAGTGATGGAAATTCATTGCACAGGAATTCTCCTGATATGGAATACAATAAGTCCTCTCCTTATTATGTCAAGGAGGAACCACGGCCTGGGATAAAAAATGAATCCGATGAATTAGGGGTTCATAGTAAAATGGATGAGCCAAACCGAAATCGTTCTGGAAAGCAGGTAAGCAACAGTACCATTGGTGTTAATACTCAGGTAGGTGAGCAAATCATTGGAAGCAGCTTACCTGTTAGAAGTCAAGCAAATGATCAGATTGGAGCTAACAGTATGGTTGGTAGAACATTGCCAAACGACCATGTACCTACCTCTCTGGTTGTTAGATCACAGGCAGGTGAACCTGTTAACACTATGGCTGGCAGAACTCAGACAAATCAATTACTACCAAATGTCTCGATAAATTCTCGGTCCCAAGTAGTTGATGTAAGAACACAGACCAGCGGATACTTGGCAACTGTTAATTCCTTGGCTTCTCGACACCATGGCAGTGAAGTGCTTGCAACCAATTTAATGGGTGTTAGAAATCATGCCAATGGACAGCTAGCTATGAATGCTGTAGGTATCAGAGGTATACCTGTTGACCCTAATATTATGAATCGCCAACAAACTGATCAGATAAATGCACTCTCTTCTGACAAGTTAACCAACAGTTCAAAAGAAATCACTGCCCATAATAAGAAATTGCTAATCAATAGTTATGTCTCCCCTTTTCCTGCTTACCATTATCATAACCCAATTGTTTTGGCTGCAAGAGAGGAGGTGAATAAGTATGATGAAAGTAATGTAGATATATTAGGGTAG